A single region of the Anabaena sphaerica FACHB-251 genome encodes:
- a CDS encoding DUF2358 domain-containing protein produces the protein MVKLQIKEIIEILKQDLPTLFEQDISYDIYSQDIYFSDPVNKFKGKFNYRIIFWTLRFHGQLFFTEIAFDLHDVSESEENTILATWTVRGVLRVPWKARLFFNGYSTYKLNDEVLIYEHIDTWDREPGEILRQFWQKGE, from the coding sequence GTGGTGAAATTACAAATAAAAGAGATTATTGAAATTCTTAAACAAGATTTACCGACGTTGTTTGAGCAGGATATTTCTTATGATATCTATTCACAGGATATTTATTTTAGTGACCCGGTGAATAAGTTTAAGGGTAAGTTTAATTATCGGATTATTTTCTGGACTTTGCGTTTTCATGGTCAGTTGTTTTTTACGGAAATTGCTTTTGATTTACATGATGTGTCTGAGTCTGAGGAGAATACGATTTTAGCAACTTGGACTGTGCGGGGTGTTTTGCGTGTTCCCTGGAAAGCACGGTTATTTTTTAATGGGTATTCGACTTATAAGTTGAATGATGAGGTTTTAATTTATGAACATATTGATACTTGGGATAGGGAACCTGGGGAGATTTTAAGGCAGTTTTGGCAGAAGGGGGAATAA
- a CDS encoding glycoside hydrolase family 10 protein: MSRVEIRGVWLTKTDSQVLKSRQNIAEAMEFLAETGFNVVFPVVWNQGVTLYPSPTMWRMFGIEIDSRFLGRDPLREVVEEARRVGLKVIPWFEYGFASSYNLNGGMLLQQKPEWGAYDYKGNLLKKNGFEWLNAFDFQVQEFLLNLVLEVVKNYDVDGVQGDDRFPALPSEGGYDQGTINRYRQEFQKNPPQNHKDKHWLQWRANILTDVLALLYQEVKAVNPDLLVSISPNIYDWGLREYLQDSPTWLKRGIVDIIHPQIYRRDFLSYKCIIDRLVNEQFTDAMLPKLAPGILIKLGKYRISPNYLLQVVEYHRKLGISGEICFFYEGLRENNCQLAKVLKNGPYAQSALFPNLADLDDFDVSSRRSTSILQQLEKRLRKIFKV; encoded by the coding sequence ATGAGTAGAGTAGAAATACGGGGTGTCTGGTTAACGAAAACTGATAGTCAGGTTCTCAAGTCAAGACAAAACATTGCTGAAGCGATGGAATTTTTGGCTGAGACGGGATTTAATGTGGTGTTTCCCGTCGTTTGGAATCAGGGCGTTACCTTGTATCCGAGTCCAACTATGTGGCGGATGTTTGGTATAGAAATTGATTCTAGATTTTTGGGACGTGATCCTTTACGGGAAGTAGTAGAGGAAGCGCGACGGGTGGGTTTAAAAGTCATACCTTGGTTTGAATATGGTTTTGCTAGTTCCTACAATTTAAATGGCGGGATGTTATTACAGCAAAAACCCGAATGGGGAGCTTATGATTACAAGGGGAATTTACTGAAAAAGAACGGTTTTGAATGGTTGAATGCTTTCGATTTTCAGGTGCAGGAATTTTTGTTAAATTTAGTTTTAGAAGTGGTAAAGAATTATGATGTTGATGGTGTGCAGGGAGATGATCGTTTTCCGGCATTACCATCGGAAGGCGGATATGATCAAGGAACTATAAACCGCTACCGCCAAGAGTTTCAAAAAAATCCACCACAGAACCACAAAGATAAACATTGGCTACAGTGGCGGGCAAATATTTTGACTGATGTTTTAGCACTGCTTTACCAAGAAGTGAAAGCGGTAAATCCTGATTTATTAGTATCAATATCTCCCAATATTTATGATTGGGGATTGCGGGAATATTTGCAAGATTCACCAACTTGGTTAAAGCGAGGAATTGTTGATATTATCCATCCTCAAATTTATCGTCGTGACTTTCTCAGTTATAAATGTATTATTGATAGATTAGTAAACGAGCAGTTTACAGATGCAATGTTACCTAAGTTAGCACCAGGAATTTTAATCAAATTAGGGAAATATCGGATTAGTCCAAATTACTTGTTACAGGTAGTTGAATATCATCGTAAATTGGGAATTAGTGGGGAAATATGCTTTTTTTACGAAGGGTTGCGGGAAAATAATTGTCAATTAGCTAAAGTTCTGAAAAATGGTCCTTATGCTCAGTCGGCATTATTTCCAAATTTGGCAGATTTAGATGATTTTGATGTAAGTTCTCGCAGGTCTACTTCTATTTTACAGCAATTAGAAAAACGGTTGAGAAAAATTTTTAAGGTATAA
- a CDS encoding alpha/beta fold hydrolase, which produces MSIIENSGTHAYITTNGIKLHYVTQGEGPLMLMLHGFPEFWYSWRHQIPEFAQDYQVVALDLRGYNDSDKPQAQSAYVMDEFVKDIEGVIKGLGYESCILVGHDWGGAIAWNFAYAHPNMVEKLIILNLPHPAKFSQGLSTPQQLLRSYYIFLFQFPLLPELVLQASDYETIAKAIQGTAFNKNAFTTADIEAYKDAAAKRGAITAMLNYYRNIFQQGILNKTWTVLEVPTLMIWGEQDTALGKELTYGTQEYVRNLQIKYIPNSGHWVQQEQPELVTEYMREFLS; this is translated from the coding sequence ATGTCTATCATCGAAAATTCTGGGACACACGCCTATATAACCACCAACGGGATTAAATTACATTATGTCACCCAAGGGGAAGGTCCTTTAATGTTAATGTTGCATGGGTTTCCTGAATTTTGGTACTCATGGCGGCATCAAATCCCCGAATTTGCTCAAGATTATCAAGTTGTTGCCCTTGATTTACGCGGTTATAACGATAGTGATAAACCCCAAGCGCAATCAGCTTATGTCATGGATGAATTTGTTAAAGACATTGAAGGAGTGATTAAAGGTTTAGGATATGAAAGTTGTATTTTAGTTGGTCATGACTGGGGTGGTGCGATCGCTTGGAATTTTGCCTACGCTCACCCAAATATGGTAGAAAAACTAATTATACTCAACCTCCCCCATCCCGCCAAATTTTCCCAAGGTTTAAGCACTCCCCAACAACTCTTACGCAGTTATTACATCTTCTTGTTTCAATTTCCTCTGCTTCCAGAACTAGTCCTCCAAGCTTCTGACTATGAAACCATAGCCAAAGCCATCCAAGGTACAGCCTTCAATAAAAACGCCTTCACCACAGCAGATATCGAAGCCTACAAAGACGCTGCTGCTAAACGTGGAGCGATTACAGCCATGTTGAACTATTACCGCAATATTTTTCAACAGGGTATCCTCAACAAAACTTGGACTGTTCTCGAAGTCCCTACCCTGATGATTTGGGGAGAACAAGACACCGCACTAGGAAAAGAACTGACTTATGGTACACAAGAATATGTCAGGAATTTACAAATAAAATATATTCCTAATTCTGGTCATTGGGTACAGCAAGAACAGCCAGAATTAGTCACAGAGTATATGCGAGAATTTCTTTCCTGA
- a CDS encoding pentapeptide repeat-containing protein — MKRQLLTAIALVAPLFLANSVQAGNNQDLQRLLSTGECQRCELSEVNLSGAHLIGADLRGANLRGANLTEANLEGADLTGANLAGANLTSAFVTNVNLKQANLNGANLTSATINDSNVYQASMNNLTITDAEIYNTGIGVGGPGTQIPDWE; from the coding sequence ATGAAACGCCAGCTATTAACCGCTATAGCCTTAGTCGCTCCCCTATTTTTAGCTAACTCAGTCCAAGCTGGAAATAATCAAGACTTACAAAGACTTTTGTCTACTGGGGAATGTCAACGTTGTGAACTATCAGAAGTCAACCTCAGTGGCGCTCATTTAATTGGTGCAGACTTACGAGGCGCAAATCTGCGGGGAGCTAACTTGACAGAAGCTAACCTCGAAGGTGCTGACCTCACAGGAGCAAATCTGGCAGGTGCAAATTTAACATCAGCTTTTGTCACCAACGTCAATTTAAAGCAAGCAAATCTCAACGGTGCAAATCTCACCAGTGCTACTATTAACGATTCCAACGTATATCAAGCATCAATGAATAATCTAACCATTACTGATGCAGAAATATATAATACTGGCATCGGTGTTGGTGGGCCCGGCACTCAAATTCCTGATTGGGAATAA
- the metK gene encoding methionine adenosyltransferase, whose amino-acid sequence MSRRYFFTSESVTEGHPDKICDQISDTILDALLTQDPSSRVAAEVVVNTGLVLVTGEITSKANVNFVNLARKKIAEIGYTDAVNGFSANSASVLIALDEQSPDIAQGVNTAQETRADDSEELFDKIGAGDQGIMFGFACNETPELMPLPISLAHRIARRLAAVRKTGDLSYLRPDGKTQVTVVYEDGKPVGIDTILISTQHTPNIGDITDDAAVQAKIKQDLWAAVVIPVFGDIEVKPTEDTRFLVNPTGKFVIGGPQGDSGLTGRKIIVDTYGGYSRHGGGAFSGKDPTKVDRSAAYAARYAAKNIVAAELADKCEVQLSYAIGVARPVSIFVDTFGTGKVDDEILLQLVKDNFELRPAGIIHTFNLRNLPSERGGRFYQDVAAYGHLGRTDLDLPWERTDKVDMLKQAANKSLSEAIAPALT is encoded by the coding sequence TTGTCTCGTCGCTATTTCTTTACCTCCGAGTCCGTTACAGAAGGTCATCCAGATAAAATCTGTGACCAAATTTCCGATACTATTCTGGATGCTCTACTGACACAAGACCCCAGTAGCCGGGTCGCCGCTGAAGTAGTTGTAAATACTGGTTTAGTTTTAGTTACAGGTGAAATTACCAGCAAAGCGAATGTAAATTTTGTCAATTTAGCACGGAAGAAAATTGCCGAAATTGGCTACACTGATGCAGTCAACGGCTTTTCTGCCAATAGTGCCAGTGTACTCATAGCTTTGGATGAACAATCACCTGATATTGCCCAAGGTGTAAATACTGCCCAAGAAACCCGCGCTGACGATAGTGAAGAACTATTCGATAAAATTGGGGCTGGTGATCAAGGTATCATGTTCGGTTTTGCTTGCAACGAAACACCAGAATTGATGCCTTTGCCGATTAGTCTAGCTCACCGCATTGCCCGGAGACTGGCAGCAGTGAGGAAAACAGGTGATTTGTCATACCTGCGTCCTGATGGGAAAACCCAAGTTACCGTAGTTTATGAAGATGGCAAACCCGTAGGTATTGATACAATCTTGATTTCCACCCAGCATACACCTAATATTGGGGATATTACTGATGATGCTGCGGTGCAAGCTAAGATTAAACAAGACCTTTGGGCTGCGGTAGTGATACCTGTGTTTGGCGATATTGAAGTTAAGCCAACTGAGGATACACGCTTTTTAGTCAATCCTACTGGTAAATTTGTTATTGGTGGACCTCAAGGAGATTCTGGCCTAACGGGACGGAAAATCATTGTCGATACCTACGGTGGTTATTCCCGACATGGTGGTGGTGCTTTTTCTGGTAAAGACCCCACGAAGGTAGACCGTTCTGCGGCTTATGCTGCTCGTTATGCGGCGAAAAATATTGTCGCTGCTGAGTTAGCAGACAAATGTGAAGTACAGTTAAGTTATGCCATTGGTGTAGCCAGACCTGTCAGCATTTTTGTGGATACCTTTGGCACTGGCAAAGTTGATGATGAAATCTTGCTGCAATTAGTCAAAGATAACTTTGAACTGCGTCCAGCAGGAATTATTCACACGTTCAATTTACGCAACTTACCAAGTGAAAGAGGCGGACGTTTCTATCAGGACGTTGCGGCTTACGGTCACTTGGGAAGGACTGATTTAGATTTGCCTTGGGAACGCACTGATAAGGTGGATATGTTGAAGCAAGCGGCTAATAAGTCTCTTTCGGAAGCGATAGCACCAGCATTAACTTAA
- a CDS encoding phosphoribulokinase produces the protein MTSKPERVVLIGVAGDSGCGKSTFLRRLIDLFGEELMTVICLDDYHSLDRKQRKETGITALDPRANNFDLMYEQIKALKEGQAVDKPIYNHETGLIDPPERIEPNHIIVVEGLHPLYDERVRALLDFSVYFDISDEVKIAWKIQRDMAERGHRYEDVLAQINSRKPDFEKFIEPQREFADVVLQVLPTNLIKNDTERKVLRVRMLQREGKEGFDPAYLFDEGSTIQWTPCGRKLTCSYPGMQMYYGSDVYYGRYVSVLEVDGQFDNLDEVIYIENHLSNTSTKYVGEMTHLLLQHREYPGSNNGTGLFQVLTGLKMRSVYERLTAKEAKLAVQV, from the coding sequence ATGACAAGTAAGCCGGAACGCGTGGTATTGATTGGAGTAGCCGGAGACTCAGGGTGTGGTAAATCTACGTTCTTGCGTCGATTGATCGATTTGTTTGGTGAAGAATTAATGACAGTTATCTGCTTGGATGACTATCATTCCCTAGACCGCAAACAACGCAAAGAAACAGGCATAACCGCACTCGATCCCAGAGCTAACAATTTTGACCTCATGTATGAGCAAATTAAAGCTCTAAAAGAAGGTCAAGCGGTGGATAAGCCGATTTACAACCACGAAACCGGCTTGATCGATCCTCCAGAACGGATTGAGCCAAACCACATTATAGTAGTTGAGGGGCTGCATCCTTTATATGATGAACGGGTGAGAGCCTTACTCGATTTCAGTGTTTACTTTGACATCAGTGATGAAGTCAAAATTGCCTGGAAGATTCAAAGAGATATGGCTGAACGTGGCCACCGCTATGAAGATGTTTTAGCCCAAATCAATTCTCGCAAACCTGACTTTGAAAAGTTCATTGAACCCCAAAGAGAATTTGCGGATGTGGTTCTACAAGTATTACCCACCAACTTGATCAAAAACGATACCGAGCGCAAAGTTTTGCGGGTACGGATGTTGCAACGGGAAGGCAAAGAAGGGTTTGATCCAGCTTACTTATTTGATGAAGGTTCAACCATCCAGTGGACTCCTTGCGGACGTAAACTGACTTGTTCTTACCCTGGGATGCAGATGTACTACGGTTCCGATGTGTACTACGGTCGTTACGTCTCTGTTTTAGAAGTAGATGGTCAGTTTGACAACCTGGACGAAGTAATTTACATCGAAAATCATCTCAGCAATACATCTACTAAATACGTGGGTGAGATGACTCACTTATTACTGCAACACCGTGAGTATCCAGGTTCCAATAATGGTACTGGTTTGTTCCAAGTGCTGACAGGGTTAAAAATGCGCTCTGTTTATGAGCGTTTGACAGCTAAGGAAGCAAAGTTAGCGGTTCAAGTCTAA
- the petH gene encoding ferredoxin--NADP reductase: MYNQGAVEGAANIESGSRVFVYEVVGLRQNEESDQTNYPIRKSGSVFIRVPYNRMNQEMRRITRLGGTIVSIQPISALQPVNGKAAVVSANSEVSELVTSDVNANSDGNGKATPVSTNSETKGFAKAPAKDKKGNTMTQAKAKHADVPVNTYRPNAPFIGKCISNETLVKEGGIGIVQHLKFDLSAGNLKYIEGQSIGIIPPGVDKNGKPEKLRLYSIASTRHGDDVDDKTVSLCVRQLEYKHPESGETVYGVCSTYLTHLKPGDEVKITGPVGKEMLLPDDTDSNVIMLATGTGIAPMRAYLWRMFKDAERAANPEYQFNGFAWLLFGVPKTPNILYKEELEEMQAKYPDNFRLTYAISREQQNSQGGRMYIQDRVAEHADELWQLIKNEKTHTYICGLRGMEDGIDAALSAAAAKEGVTWSDYQKALKKAGRWHVETY, translated from the coding sequence ATGTACAATCAAGGTGCTGTTGAGGGTGCTGCCAATATAGAATCAGGTAGCCGCGTCTTCGTTTACGAAGTGGTGGGTCTGCGTCAGAACGAAGAATCTGATCAAACGAACTACCCAATTCGTAAAAGTGGCAGTGTATTCATCAGAGTGCCTTACAACCGCATGAATCAAGAAATGCGACGGATCACTCGTCTGGGCGGCACAATTGTTAGCATCCAACCAATATCGGCTCTACAGCCAGTTAATGGTAAAGCTGCTGTAGTCAGTGCTAACAGCGAAGTAAGCGAGTTAGTGACATCTGATGTGAATGCTAATAGTGATGGGAATGGTAAAGCCACACCTGTGAGTACCAATAGCGAAACCAAAGGTTTTGCTAAAGCACCAGCTAAGGATAAAAAAGGCAACACCATGACTCAAGCGAAAGCCAAACACGCTGATGTTCCTGTGAACACTTATCGTCCTAACGCTCCTTTTATTGGTAAGTGCATTTCTAATGAAACCTTGGTAAAAGAAGGCGGAATTGGTATTGTCCAACACCTCAAGTTTGACCTGTCTGCTGGCAACTTGAAGTACATAGAAGGTCAAAGTATTGGCATTATTCCTCCTGGAGTTGACAAAAACGGTAAGCCAGAAAAACTCAGATTATACTCTATTGCTTCTACTCGTCACGGTGATGATGTAGACGATAAGACAGTATCACTGTGTGTCCGTCAACTAGAATACAAGCACCCAGAAAGTGGTGAAACCGTATACGGTGTTTGCTCTACTTATCTAACCCACCTCAAACCAGGTGATGAAGTAAAAATCACCGGTCCTGTAGGTAAGGAAATGTTATTACCTGATGACACTGACAGCAATGTCATCATGTTAGCGACAGGTACAGGTATTGCTCCCATGCGTGCTTATCTGTGGCGGATGTTCAAGGACGCAGAAAGAGCAGCTAACCCAGAATACCAATTCAACGGATTTGCTTGGTTACTGTTTGGTGTACCTAAAACTCCCAACATCTTGTACAAGGAAGAACTGGAAGAGATGCAGGCTAAATATCCTGATAACTTCCGTCTCACCTATGCTATCAGCCGGGAACAGCAAAACTCCCAAGGTGGCAGAATGTACATCCAAGACCGTGTAGCAGAACACGCTGATGAATTGTGGCAATTGATTAAAAATGAAAAAACCCACACTTACATCTGCGGTTTACGCGGTATGGAAGATGGTATTGATGCGGCTTTGAGTGCTGCTGCTGCTAAGGAAGGTGTTACCTGGAGTGATTACCAGAAGGCTCTCAAGAAAGCAGGCCGCTGGCACGTAGAAACATACTAA
- a CDS encoding homoserine dehydrogenase, with translation MGVKLGILGLGTVGTGTVQLLQDQEGRHLLLQEIEIYRVGVRSLDKPRQVELPNGIVTTDLEAIVNDPEIDIIVEVMGGLEPARSLILTAIKNGKHVVTANKAAISRFGAEIFTAANEAGVYVMLEASVGGGIPVIQPLKQSLSVNRIHGITGIVNGTTNYILTRMQTEGSDFKDVLADAQSLGYAEADPTADIDGLDAADKIAILASLGFGGRINLQDVYCEGIRQVSKTDIAYAAKLGFVIKLLAIAKGQIGDNSQLSVRVNPTLVPQTHPLASINGVYNAILVEGEPVGQVMFFGPGAGAGATASAVCSDILNLVATLKTNTPKPNPLLACSHQHYCQITPISELVTRFYTRFLTKDQPGVIGKLGTCFGKYGVSLESVVQTGFQAELAEIVVVTHDVREGDFREALAEIQTLEAIDSIPSILRVL, from the coding sequence GTGGGTGTTAAACTAGGAATCTTAGGATTAGGTACTGTGGGAACGGGTACTGTGCAATTGTTGCAAGACCAGGAAGGTCGTCACCTATTGTTGCAGGAAATAGAAATATATCGGGTGGGAGTGCGATCGCTTGACAAACCTCGTCAGGTAGAATTGCCGAACGGAATAGTAACTACCGATTTAGAAGCAATTGTCAATGATCCAGAGATAGATATAATTGTCGAAGTCATGGGTGGATTGGAACCAGCGCGATCGCTCATCCTCACCGCTATTAAAAATGGTAAGCACGTAGTTACCGCTAATAAAGCCGCCATCTCTCGATTTGGTGCAGAAATATTTACCGCTGCCAACGAAGCTGGGGTATATGTGATGCTAGAAGCCTCTGTAGGCGGTGGTATCCCTGTAATTCAACCCCTGAAGCAGTCCTTAAGTGTCAACCGGATTCATGGCATTACTGGCATTGTCAACGGTACAACTAATTACATCCTGACACGGATGCAAACAGAAGGTAGCGACTTTAAAGATGTTTTAGCTGATGCTCAAAGTTTAGGTTATGCTGAAGCTGACCCTACTGCGGATATCGATGGCTTAGATGCAGCAGATAAAATTGCTATCTTGGCATCTTTAGGCTTTGGTGGCCGCATTAACTTACAAGATGTATATTGTGAAGGCATTCGCCAAGTCAGCAAGACAGACATTGCCTATGCTGCCAAATTGGGATTTGTGATTAAATTACTAGCCATAGCCAAAGGCCAAATCGGTGATAACTCTCAGCTATCCGTGAGAGTAAATCCCACCTTAGTACCCCAAACTCATCCTTTAGCTAGTATTAACGGTGTTTATAATGCCATTCTCGTGGAAGGAGAACCCGTTGGCCAAGTAATGTTTTTTGGACCGGGTGCGGGTGCAGGTGCTACTGCTAGTGCTGTCTGCTCGGACATCTTAAATCTTGTAGCAACTCTGAAAACTAATACCCCCAAACCAAATCCCCTATTAGCTTGTAGTCATCAACATTACTGTCAAATTACCCCGATTTCCGAACTCGTCACCCGATTTTATACTCGTTTCCTGACAAAAGATCAACCAGGTGTGATTGGGAAATTGGGTACTTGCTTTGGCAAATATGGCGTGAGTTTAGAGTCAGTAGTACAAACCGGTTTTCAGGCGGAACTAGCAGAGATTGTAGTTGTCACCCACGATGTCAGGGAAGGAGACTTTAGGGAAGCTTTAGCAGAAATTCAAACTCTGGAAGCAATAGACAGCATTCCTAGCATCTTACGGGTGCTTTGA
- a CDS encoding CAAD domain-containing protein → MQEPEYTETKSKETTIPDINTQAGSITKLQPPVQSQEQWLKYGQQISGFLGTLPDYVGNFFNQYKQPLVSIGLVITAIITVKVLLAVLDSLNDIPLVAPTFELIGIGYSAWFVYRYLLKASTRQELTSEITTLKSQVVGKDS, encoded by the coding sequence ATGCAAGAACCGGAATACACAGAAACCAAGTCAAAAGAGACAACAATCCCAGATATCAACACCCAAGCAGGAAGCATCACCAAACTCCAGCCTCCTGTACAGTCTCAAGAGCAATGGCTCAAATATGGACAGCAAATTTCGGGCTTTTTAGGTACATTGCCTGATTATGTAGGCAACTTTTTTAATCAGTACAAGCAGCCTTTAGTTAGCATCGGTTTAGTAATTACGGCAATTATCACTGTTAAGGTACTACTGGCTGTACTAGATTCTCTCAATGATATTCCTTTAGTAGCACCTACCTTTGAATTGATTGGTATTGGTTATTCTGCCTGGTTTGTCTATCGCTATTTACTCAAAGCTTCAACTCGGCAAGAGTTAACCAGTGAAATTACAACCCTCAAATCACAAGTTGTAGGTAAAGACTCTTAA
- a CDS encoding sensor histidine kinase, translating into MPYPKPTFVDKSLESKKVSTQEPKIDELPTIEFPSRGKLKASSWRIHQKIGYGYFVAIGIGFFGSLTGLVLANYYRGREVRQFNQANQQGELLNNYKDAVIDAQFQASNLVAVLDNAQKLDRKKSELLNSFAEAQKLEEKITEYINSNPQTLAANSSTLQTLLFDYSTYLKTYIEQIETILQRLDPKSVQPEQKEMVREQLLAIMNSNTVEELDNLSDKLTRILRNAQLQEQERRTDVEQARFVERAIVIVSMLVSAVIASVMAWRTSRAIAEPVITVTQVAEQVAKKSNFDLRAPITTDDEIGLLAKSLNRLIERVSERTKQLQKAKELAEAASKAKSQFLANVSHELRTPLNAVIGLSQLLKDDAADIGASPDFVTDLETINSAGRHLLELINDILDLSKIEAGKMTLYPETFEIMTLINNIVLTVKPAMEKNGNILVVDCDQHLGTMYADQTRMRQVLLNLLSNAAKFTTNGKVTLTVKHEKTDLVKEGSLGVISFTVTDTGIGMSPSQLQQLFQPFTQGDNSTTRKYGGTGLGLAISRHFCQMMGGEIIVKSQLGVGSTFRVSLPLTVQE; encoded by the coding sequence ATGCCATATCCAAAGCCCACCTTTGTTGACAAAAGTTTGGAAAGCAAGAAAGTGTCAACTCAAGAGCCAAAAATAGATGAACTCCCAACGATAGAATTTCCCTCCCGTGGGAAACTTAAGGCCAGTTCATGGCGTATCCATCAAAAGATTGGCTATGGCTACTTTGTAGCTATTGGAATTGGCTTTTTTGGCTCCCTGACTGGGTTGGTGCTGGCCAACTACTACCGAGGAAGAGAAGTCCGGCAATTCAATCAAGCAAACCAGCAAGGAGAATTACTAAATAATTATAAAGATGCCGTAATTGATGCACAATTCCAAGCTTCTAACTTAGTTGCGGTGTTGGATAATGCACAAAAGCTAGACAGGAAAAAATCTGAATTACTCAATTCTTTTGCTGAAGCTCAAAAATTAGAAGAAAAAATTACTGAATATATAAACAGTAATCCGCAGACATTAGCAGCGAACAGTAGCACTTTACAGACTTTATTATTTGATTATTCGACTTACTTAAAAACCTATATTGAGCAAATAGAAACTATTTTGCAGCGACTTGATCCTAAAAGCGTGCAGCCAGAACAAAAGGAGATGGTGCGAGAGCAGTTGCTGGCAATTATGAATAGTAACACAGTCGAGGAGCTAGATAATTTATCAGATAAGTTGACTAGGATTTTACGAAATGCTCAACTACAAGAGCAGGAGAGACGAACAGATGTTGAGCAAGCGAGATTTGTGGAAAGAGCAATTGTCATAGTCAGTATGCTGGTATCAGCAGTTATTGCTTCTGTGATGGCTTGGCGTACCAGTCGAGCGATCGCTGAACCTGTAATTACTGTAACTCAAGTAGCTGAACAGGTGGCAAAAAAATCTAATTTTGATTTACGCGCTCCCATCACCACTGATGATGAAATTGGCTTGCTGGCTAAATCTCTAAATCGCTTGATTGAAAGAGTATCGGAACGAACTAAACAACTCCAAAAAGCAAAAGAATTAGCTGAAGCGGCCAGCAAAGCAAAAAGCCAATTTCTGGCCAATGTCAGTCACGAGTTACGCACACCGTTAAATGCAGTGATTGGTTTAAGTCAACTGTTGAAAGATGATGCTGCTGATATTGGTGCATCCCCAGATTTTGTTACTGATTTAGAAACTATCAATTCTGCCGGTAGACATTTACTAGAACTAATTAACGATATCCTCGATTTGTCAAAAATCGAAGCGGGAAAAATGACTCTCTACCCAGAGACATTTGAAATCATGACTTTGATTAACAATATTGTGCTTACAGTTAAACCTGCGATGGAAAAAAATGGCAATATCTTGGTAGTGGATTGTGATCAGCATCTGGGGACAATGTATGCTGACCAAACTAGGATGCGACAAGTATTATTAAACTTACTCAGCAATGCTGCCAAGTTTACCACCAACGGCAAAGTGACGTTGACTGTTAAGCATGAAAAAACAGACTTAGTGAAAGAAGGTTCTTTGGGTGTGATTAGTTTTACTGTCACTGATACAGGCATTGGAATGTCACCCAGTCAACTGCAACAGCTGTTTCAACCCTTTACACAAGGAGATAATTCAACTACTAGGAAATATGGTGGTACTGGCTTAGGATTAGCTATTAGCCGTCATTTTTGCCAGATGATGGGGGGTGAGATTATTGTCAAAAGTCAGCTTGGTGTTGGTTCTACTTTTAGAGTAAGTTTACCTTTGACGGTGCAGGAATAA